The genomic segment GCCTTCTGTGTGTCGGATAAACAGGGAGCTCTTTTGGAGGTGAATGAGGCCTATTGCCGAATGTGTGGCTATAGTGCCGAGGAACTGTTGTCTATGACGGCCTATGATCTTATAGCCAGAAAGCCTGAACAGACAGCTGCTCGCCTTTCTAAAGTCATTGCCCTTGGCGAGGATCGGTTTGAGTCCGAACATTGTCACAAAGATGGAGGTGCTTTTCATGTTGAGATAGGCATCCAATATCGCCCCGGAGAAGATGCTGTCTTCGTGGCATTTTTGCGTGATATTACCGCTGCCAAGCAGGCAAAAGAGGAGAGAGAATATCTGCAGGAGCAACTGGTCCAGGCCCAAAAGATGGAGGCAATAGGTACCCTTGCAGGAGGAATTGCTCATGATTTCAACAATGTTCTTGCTGCAATTTTAGGTTACGCGGAGCTTGCTAAACTGAATGCTCCATTGAGCTCTACCCATGAGCTTGAGCAGATCATTAAGGCCAGCAATCGTGCCAAGGTTTTGGTGAGGCAGATACTTGATTTTAGTAGGCAGGCAGATATTGAGAAGATCTCTCTTATGCCCGGACCTCGGATCAAGGAGGCACTTAAGATGCTCCGCTCATCCCTGCCAAGTACTATTCTTATAGAGCAGAATATTGATATGGATTCCGGGCCAATTCTTGGTGATCCGACTCAACTGCATCAACTTTTAATGAATCTCTGCACCAACTCTTTTCATGCTATGGAGGAGAGGGGGGGGGTGATTTCTGTCTCTTTAAGGAAAAAGACGTTGAGTAAAGCTGATATTGGCAATATTGCCAATGTTCATCCAGGGCCCTTTGTCCAGTTGGATATTAGGGATGGTGGTTCGGGTATTTCCTTGGCAATACAGGAGAAAATATTTAATCCCTATTTCACAACCAAGGATGTGGGCAAGGGTACCGGAATGGGGCTTTCCATTGTTCATGGTATTGTTAAGAACTCTGGTGGCTTTATTACCTGTGAGAGTAAGGTAGGGGAGGGAACTCTCTTTTCTGTTAACCTTCCCTGTGTGGAGGGCACCTTGGTGGAGAGTAAATTGACTGAGGCACCTTCACTCGGTCATGAGCGTATTCTCTTTGTTGACGATGAAAGAATGTTGGCTGAAATAGGCAAGGCTATGCTTGAGCGCTTTGGCTATAAGGTAAGATTGGAGACCAGTGGCATTGAGGCTCTGGCCACATTCAAGAGGGAGCCCGATGCCTTTGATCTTGTTATTACCGATCAGACCATGCTTGGTATGACTGGTCTGGAGATGAGCCAGAGGATGCGACAGATTCGTCCGGATCTGCCTATTATTCTCTGCACAGGATATAGTAGTATGCTCATCGAGGAGAAGGTTAAGTCACTGGGTCTTGCCGGTCTTGCCCTTAAGCCCCTCACCAAAGAGGTGCTTACTGCCCTCATCCGGCAGGGACTGGATCATAAACAGTGATCTCCCGGAGGCTTGGCGATTTGCCCTGATCCTGATCTGCTGTATTGCCGAGGCTAGCCCCACACATTGCCTGTGCCAATTTCATCTCTGCGGGAATGGCTCATGGTACTTCTGAAATCTCCTTGGGCGAGCGTCCCGCTTGCATCACTCTTGCCTGTGCCCATCCTACGGTAGCTTCAAATTATGTTCTCTTTTGCAGTTTGCGCTTTTTCTCGTATCCGCCATTCCGCTACGCTTCACTGCCGCCATTCCGCTACGCTTCACTGCCGCCATTCCGCTACGCTTCACTGCTGCTTTTCACCGTGTTCTCCGTAGCTGGGTAAATGCTCAAGCATCAGGCGCCTCTGCAACATTTACTACAATCCATTTAGGTCCGTATTCACCAGCATCAAGCAGCAGTAGTGCTCTTGCCTGTAAAACGGTTTGGCCAGCTCATCTGGCCTGCCCCCGCCGACGGGATGAAAACTTTCTCATCCGTAATTTTAAATCAGTGCCTTGGCTGAATATACCCATCCTCTCACCTTGTGAAATCCCCCAATAATTCAGGACAATAACTAATATATCAGGGTTCAATCTGTTTAGGGAAGGTTGATCTGCTCTCAGCCAGAGATGCCTGTTTGTAATTGTCAAGTTAAAAAGCCCTGGCTATGGGGCTGTTCCGCCATAATTCTGGAACCTTAGGCCTTGGCTCGCTAAAACAAATTGGCTAAAGAGTCGCAGACTCAACGGCATAGCTTGGCGTTTTGAACTGCTGGTCAGGAGGCTTTTTCTTTGATTTATTTTTGCCTTCTCTTTCTTGTTCTCGTATCCTGAAAGAGGACATCTGGTTACAGGGGTCGATGTCTTCTTACTATATCCTCGTAGTTTTCTGGCATAATTTTTCTGTGATTGTTGTGCTGCATGGAAATTTAACATAACTCTGATGAGAGTGAGGTTACGGATGACGGGATGGTCATTATTTTCTGAGCGAAGCGTGCTGGTTTTATGTAAAAAATCGATTGCACTCACCCTTGCGGCAACGATGATGTTACCGCTTACTGTAATTGCCAATCCGACCGGGGAGCAGGTGGTCACCGGCTCCGCCTCCTTTAATCGGTCTCATAATAGACTGGATATTAATCAGGGGACAAATTCGGCCATTATTAACTGGCAGGACTTCTCCATTGGGGCCGGCGAGACAACGAAATTCATTCAACCATCAGCCACCAGTGCTGTCCTGAACAGGGTTGTCTCCGGCAACCCCTCTC from the Desulfotalea psychrophila LSv54 genome contains:
- a CDS encoding PAS domain S-box protein; the protein is METVRVGIFPFSPFNFVDDSGVVQGLNIDLLQEIVKGEKWEIEFVHLSWGEGLERLEKEDIDLMLSVARSEERAKVMDYSSESVAEFWGQVFLRADGKEKNIKDLAGKRIAVVRRDISGFNFIKIAAELDIHCEIVEFATQDEVFNAVHQGIVVAGIAPQSFSLRYVKEYDLVGSSIQFSPFSVYFATKKGRHRELLAQIDAHLSVWKKDRDSFYYKSMGRWLNRYESHPRIPSWLVYTVLLAAGLVFFFVGAALLLKKTVRSRTRELAESEASLLEAQDIARIGKWELDLVTNHLSWSDSVYAMYGLSRGAFTASNVALFQFVHPDDHSRVKRSYRQSVQDGEPFSAEYRLLLTGGLIKWVSGLGRVEYDGEGLPARFVGTVQDITARKKTENELVKSRIKYHTLVHTAMDAFCVSDKQGALLEVNEAYCRMCGYSAEELLSMTAYDLIARKPEQTAARLSKVIALGEDRFESEHCHKDGGAFHVEIGIQYRPGEDAVFVAFLRDITAAKQAKEEREYLQEQLVQAQKMEAIGTLAGGIAHDFNNVLAAILGYAELAKLNAPLSSTHELEQIIKASNRAKVLVRQILDFSRQADIEKISLMPGPRIKEALKMLRSSLPSTILIEQNIDMDSGPILGDPTQLHQLLMNLCTNSFHAMEERGGVISVSLRKKTLSKADIGNIANVHPGPFVQLDIRDGGSGISLAIQEKIFNPYFTTKDVGKGTGMGLSIVHGIVKNSGGFITCESKVGEGTLFSVNLPCVEGTLVESKLTEAPSLGHERILFVDDERMLAEIGKAMLERFGYKVRLETSGIEALATFKREPDAFDLVITDQTMLGMTGLEMSQRMRQIRPDLPIILCTGYSSMLIEEKVKSLGLAGLALKPLTKEVLTALIRQGLDHKQ